A single Cryptosporangium phraense DNA region contains:
- a CDS encoding putative bifunctional diguanylate cyclase/phosphodiesterase, with the protein MSAELRTARRPRRRLRPSVIATGPAMASTAAACYLVGGLVGLLMPLLAVPYETEPASMALGGGSMAAGVLVGLFGRRFGQRVFYGLNLGTVFFVGLGVWMHRGEFEATLAGCLYLVVSMYVFFFFDWTAGCVIEGLVIASILTSKLAFDAYPWGAVTTLIGLNLLIAGVTGWLVRAAAEADVDGLTGLPNRRGFDRTLHEALVDVERSGGPLTVAMIDLDGFAAVNEQRGRAEGDRWLQSFARDWLDHAGPDAAMARHGADEFAVIASGHTSGQLTKALDAFRTIQPDFSAGLASWQSGDTPSILAGRAELALYEAKSSGGGRTFSRDAGGEGWVLLSSALANNEFTVVYQPIVNATTGLVAGAEALLRWTRPGKGPVSPAEFIPIAESTGFITKLDHWVLETACREAAAWPRAVAAKVTVNVSGRELHQPDYYQQVVDVLIRTGLPANRLVLEVTESTMEADSQVALDVLRRLRADGVRIAIDDFGTGYSSLSRLHHLPADILKIDRSFVMTIQPQDTGAPLIAAITGLAHALGLTTVAEGVEHEYQARVLAHHGCDENQGWLHGRPDAPELIHAALAQQALSPGEPFVKTYVGNSAGKSSPSGHD; encoded by the coding sequence CGTCGGTCATCGCCACCGGCCCGGCCATGGCGTCGACCGCCGCCGCCTGCTACCTGGTCGGTGGCCTCGTCGGGCTGCTCATGCCGCTGCTCGCCGTGCCGTACGAGACCGAGCCCGCGTCAATGGCGCTGGGCGGCGGCTCGATGGCGGCCGGCGTGCTGGTCGGCCTGTTCGGCCGCCGGTTCGGCCAGCGCGTGTTCTACGGGCTCAACCTCGGGACGGTGTTCTTCGTCGGCCTGGGCGTCTGGATGCACCGGGGCGAGTTCGAGGCGACGCTGGCCGGCTGCCTGTACCTCGTCGTCTCGATGTACGTGTTCTTCTTCTTCGACTGGACCGCGGGCTGCGTCATCGAAGGCCTGGTCATCGCCTCGATACTGACGTCCAAATTGGCGTTCGACGCGTACCCCTGGGGAGCCGTCACGACGCTGATCGGCCTCAACCTGCTGATCGCCGGCGTCACCGGATGGCTGGTCCGGGCGGCGGCGGAAGCCGACGTCGACGGGCTGACCGGACTGCCGAACCGCCGCGGGTTCGACCGGACCCTGCACGAGGCCCTGGTGGACGTCGAACGCAGCGGCGGGCCGCTGACCGTCGCGATGATCGACCTCGACGGGTTCGCCGCGGTCAACGAGCAACGCGGACGCGCGGAGGGCGACCGGTGGCTGCAGTCGTTCGCCCGGGACTGGCTCGACCACGCCGGCCCGGACGCGGCGATGGCCCGGCACGGCGCCGACGAGTTCGCGGTGATCGCGTCCGGCCACACGTCGGGCCAGCTCACCAAGGCCCTGGACGCGTTCCGGACGATCCAGCCCGACTTCTCGGCCGGCCTGGCGTCCTGGCAGTCCGGCGACACGCCCTCGATCCTGGCCGGACGGGCCGAGCTCGCGCTCTACGAGGCCAAGAGCAGCGGCGGTGGCCGGACGTTCAGCCGGGACGCCGGAGGCGAGGGCTGGGTGCTGCTCAGTTCGGCGCTGGCCAACAACGAGTTCACGGTCGTCTACCAGCCGATCGTCAATGCGACGACCGGGCTGGTCGCCGGGGCCGAGGCGCTGCTGCGCTGGACCCGCCCGGGCAAGGGGCCGGTCTCCCCGGCCGAGTTCATCCCGATCGCCGAGAGCACCGGGTTCATCACCAAGCTCGACCACTGGGTGCTGGAGACCGCGTGCCGGGAGGCGGCGGCCTGGCCCCGGGCGGTCGCGGCCAAGGTCACGGTCAACGTCTCCGGCCGGGAGCTGCACCAGCCGGACTACTACCAGCAGGTCGTCGACGTGCTGATCCGCACCGGGCTGCCGGCGAACCGGCTGGTCCTGGAGGTCACCGAGAGCACGATGGAGGCCGACTCGCAGGTCGCGCTGGACGTGCTGCGCCGGCTGCGGGCCGACGGCGTCCGGATCGCGATCGACGACTTCGGCACCGGGTACTCGTCGCTGTCCCGGCTGCACCACCTGCCGGCCGACATCCTCAAGATCGACCGCTCGTTCGTGATGACGATCCAGCCGCAGGACACCGGCGCCCCGCTGATCGCCGCGATCACCGGCCTGGCGCACGCCCTCGGACTCACCACCGTGGCCGAAGGCGTCGAGCACGAGTATCAGGCCAGAGTCCTGGCCCACCACGGCTGCGACGAGAACCAGGGCTGGCTGCACGGCCGCCCGGACGCTCCGGAGCTGATCCACGCGGCCCTGGCCCAGCAGGCTCTGAGCCCCGGTGAACCCTTTGTGAAGACCTACGTTGGCAATAGCGCAGGTAAGTCTTCGCCGAGCGGGCACGACTAA